ATCGCCGAACATGCCAAAAAAAGGAAAACGGCGCAGCATCCAGGCGATGTTGTTGATCAGAATCCCCTCCGCACCGAACAGCATCGCAGGTCGCAGGATCGCGTAGGACACCCCGGACTCTTTGATCAGCTTTTCGAGAATGGCCTTGTCGCGAAAATATTCGAAAGGCGAGTCTTCCGAAGGATTGGTGATGCTGACGTGGACAATGCGCTGTACCCCTGCCTCCCGGACGGCATCGAAGAGTATTCGGCTGTTGGCCAGGGCCTGCGAATAATTGAAATGTTCGCCGTAATTGAATCGGACCCAGTAGGTGTTGTAGAAGACCTTTGCACCCCGCAACCCATTGACCAGGGCCTGGTAATCGCCGAAATCGAGAGGACGAACCTCAACCCGACCCTGGTGCGGATCGTTCCCCGGCCTGCTGTTGGTCAGTGTACGGACTTGATGTCCCGCTGACAGCAACCGGGCGGCAATGTACTTTCCGGAAAAACCAAAGGCACCGGTCACCACGTGCAGGCTTTCTTCCTTCATGGAGCACCTCAAAATTTTTTTTGGAAGGGAGTCTGTATCGGGACCGGCAGAGAAGAAAATTTTATTTCCTCCCGATGAAGCTGCGGCGCCGAAACGGGTAACGAATGAATTGTAACACCCGCGCAGGATGATAAAATCATACCTGAAAGGTTACAATTTGCTTAAAAAGGGGAAAGACGATGTCTTCCATCTATCGCTGTGAAACCTGCCGGGTCATCTCCGACGAAAAGGAATGGCTATGCCAGCCGGAAAAGCTGATGAGCCGCTCGGAGCTCTGTCAGGCTTCACCTGATCACACCAATCCGATCTGTCACCGAATGGATCAGAGGCTGGAATATCAATGCCATTCCTGTGGACGCCTGACCGACAAGGCAGACCTGGTCTGCAGTCCGAATCTGCATCGAGCAACGGACGAAAGCATCACAGGTGTCTGGCGAAGAACCCCCTTCAGGCCCAGAAAGGAATGGCCGCGGGAAGAAGGCCAGCGATGAGGATAAGGCCTATTTGCCGCGGGTTTGGCAGAATTTGTCGACTTCAGACTCCGCTAAAGTTCTTTGCTGCTATACTGGAAAAGGTCTGAAGTGGTTGGCTGTTGATCCGTCGGATGATCGAACCCATTTTTCAAGGAGATGCGAGCCATGAAAAAGAACGGTTCATTATTGCTGTTGGCGATTCTGATGGCAGGGCTGCTGCTCTTGCTCACATCCTGCGCCGTAACCACCGAGAGCACCGAAGGCACCACCGACACATTGGAAAACACCTCTGATGCCACTACCGATTTCACTTCCAGCACCAGCCCCGGTGACGATCATTCTTCCCAGGCGGAAAAAACCAGAGCCTTTGCCACGGTCAATCTCGACCGACTGCGGGAGGACATGGCCCGCGGGAGCGGCGAACATCTGGCTTCACTGGCCCACCTTATGGGCATAAGCGAAGAGCACCGCCAGGATTTCTTTGAACTGACCAAGGCCAGTTACCCTGAACTGTTCCGGGCCGAACCTGTCCGTGCGGAGGACCTGCTGGCCGGACTGAACAGCGAATTGAGCCATCATCCCGAGTGGATGCGTAAATAATTGCGAT
This portion of the Syntrophotaleaceae bacterium genome encodes:
- a CDS encoding NAD(P)H-binding protein; this translates as MKEESLHVVTGAFGFSGKYIAARLLSAGHQVRTLTNSRPGNDPHQGRVEVRPLDFGDYQALVNGLRGAKVFYNTYWVRFNYGEHFNYSQALANSRILFDAVREAGVQRIVHVSITNPSEDSPFEYFRDKAILEKLIKESGVSYAILRPAMLFGAEGILINNIAWMLRRFPFFGMFGDGRYRLQPIHVDDLARIAVEQGASRENRVINAIGPETYTFRELVELLGREIGRKRKIISVSLKTGLNIARKVGAMVDDILLTRDEIEGLMGEMLYVEDEPVGEILLSEWIRENRKTLGREYVSELARRRHRS
- a CDS encoding DUF3015 family protein gives rise to the protein MKKNGSLLLLAILMAGLLLLLTSCAVTTESTEGTTDTLENTSDATTDFTSSTSPGDDHSSQAEKTRAFATVNLDRLREDMARGSGEHLASLAHLMGISEEHRQDFFELTKASYPELFRAEPVRAEDLLAGLNSELSHHPEWMRK